The DNA segment CTGGAGCGAGATGCTGTGTGTTCATGCAAACAACACTGCCCCCAGGATCAGTGACTCCCTTTTTGCCTTGGAATTCAGAGTGGGGTGTCACAGCACACAAtcataatcccagtacttcagaGAGTGACACAGAAGGATTGCcatttggagaccagactggtctatatagcaagctccaggccatcctggacttCAGAATGAAACCTCTGTCAGAGAAAGAGGATGCAGTTCGTCTGGCAGGGCCCGGTAGAAGGATTACATACCTGGGTAGTACATGCAGCCTACAGGAACCCTGATAGCCTACGGGTTACCCTAGGTTGCTCATGCATAGGGATTGGAAGGATCAGTTCATCCCTTACCTCCTATAACCCTCTGAGCCTGAGATGTGGGGTCAGCTGCCAGGATTTCACCGGCTGACTGTAGGCAAAGTACACGTTACCTTTTCTGAGAGAACCTGATGACCGGATGGATGTTGAAAGGACATGAACATCGCTCCATCTGAAACTGTCGGGTCCAGAACTTCTAGATGTCATAATACACTGCTGGAATGTTgtataaaatacacatatacataaaatgtatgaGTGTCAAGCTAGTTTATCTCTGCAGATTGTCTTAGCCCCAGCCACTGGCCTGAAGCCTGTGGTTAAATTATAAGTCAAATGCTGCCCTCTGCTGTCCATCCTGTGAACTGCACTAGCGGTTGCACTTGATTACATCGTCAAATCATTAGTCCCACAGTCCACTTCTGCTGGGTCTCTAGAACTCACTGTGGTTAAAAGGCACTGTTTGTTGGATTTCCACTGTTTCCAAAAGCAGTTGGGAGAGTTGATAATATTACCTAAAATGAGCTTTGGTAGAGAAAATTTTGCTGCAGTTTATGAAAACACACGAAATCCTTGGTGACACCCAGAAACTAAGACCCTCCCGATTAGAGCTGAAGGATCTTGATGCTCACTAGAAACAAAAGGCTCCACGACAGACTGACTGCCCTAGCAACGAGTCTGGCAGTGGAGACTCATGGAGGCAGCGGCAATCTAGCCCTTAGCATTCTTTGCCATAGCCACGAAATCTTGGTAGAGCAGGCATCAACCCACTCATCAAAGTTGGAGTCAGAaggaggcaggtctctgagtcCCAGCCATTGACACGGCAGCATGTGCTCCCTTGGCATCTGAAAAGGCCTCTGATCAGttgagtctctttctctctcttcctctacaACTAAAACATAATCAGACACCACAGAATATTACCAAGAGATCAGCAGTATTTTTTTCCTATGGTTCCAGTATAGTCAAATGTGGAGATGGAGGAGGTCATTTACATTGGTCCCAAACTACTGGAAAAACCCCTTCTGTGCCTGGCCCTGTCTGTTACCATGACAATCACCTTCTGTTTCTCCATCATTTAATCATCACTGTCATCACTAGTTGTGGGAATTTAATGTAAAACAGAGCCAATCTTTTTACAAATATATAATCTGGAAGCAGGAAAAATTCATGGTGTACACTGATCATGACAGTAATTAACGGAGCATACATAATGGACAGCCACAGGCTGTTAGGTAAGGGCAGAGAATCAATCACACTCATCATCATGGAATTAGCATGATACACGATGGCATCAGTAGAGACTTAACACATGTATCTGCTAAATTAAACTGAATATTCAGTGTTCAGGGAAATTATAATATATGAACCAGGCCATGGGTGGGATTTTCCAAAATATTAATTCAGTGAAGGGATTTTAATAATGCCTCTGTCTAATTCCATCCCCAGCCTGTGATTTATTGCTTTGTTTATGACCATTTCTGCCTTTTGTCTATGAAATTCCCTCCAATTGTTGATTTGCCTTGTAGAAGGCCATGAGGTGAAGGCCTTGATCCCCCCCCACCATGTAGTTTTTCCTCCTAATGACAATGAAGTCATTCTTCCTGGGATGGGAGGCTTCCTGTGGTATGAATGTCTGCCCTGACTTCTCAGCTCAAACTCAAGTGATCTTGCTTGTGGTGagatggggggatggggaggaggaaacaggaagcttGCCTCATCCAGGCCTGCCGAGGTAAGTGGGTATCGCACCAAGGTGAAGCCAGCTAGCTTAAGAGACTGCTCCTTCTCCTCACCCCGGCTCACTTGGTTCTTTTGGGTTTATTTGCTCTGTAGAAATCACCATACAGCACCAGCCACCCACCTAAAATCAAGGTGAAGAGCTCCCCCCTGATTGAGAAGCTTCAGGTACGTGCAAAATGCATCCTACCTGCCTCATGCATGCTCCCATGACTCCTGTGGTGCAGCCCCTCCCTGGTACTCATCATAGGCtacttgaatgtgtgtgtgtgtgtgtgtgtgtgtgtgtgaagcctggACTTAACAATGCTGCTTCTTAGCTTGTgcattttctatatttaattcTTCCCATGACTCAGTCTTGTCTACTTTGTGCATTCACACAGTAAATTATGGCTACCTTCCTAAACATGTGCAGTGCCTTGTAGCCTGAGGGCGGTAACAACTCTTGGGACCTCTcaaggtcatcagtcttggctgAGGGGAGTGCTGGGGGAGCGGGGAGACATTGTGAGTGTGGGGTGCTAGCCAAGCAATGCATGAGAGTCACCAGAAATCAGCCATAAAAGGCTGTGGAAGTCACTAGAAGTTGGGACAAATAGAGGACCTGAGTCTCAGAAAGGGCATTTAGATTTGCTCAAGATCATATAGCAGCTAGTAGGAGAAAGACCCTACGTTAAATATGATTGGATGTGTGGGACTTTGTGGTGGTCCCCTCTCTGGTCTTACATGTGACCAACCCAGTTAGATCTACTCAACTGTGTAGATTAGCGTCTGTaaagggcaggaggaagaggtgTGCCCCCAGATGGCACTAAAAATCTATGCactggtgatgtagctcagttaccAGAGTTCAGAAAGCCCAGTTCAGTtcaaagttcagttcctagcgCTCAAAAACTGGACATAGTGGAGCATGCCTGCAAACCCAGCCCtctgaagacagaagcaggaagctcagaagttcaaggccatgccTGGCTACGTAATGAAGGCCTGACTGCGTAAGGCCCTGTCTGGACTGTTAGTACATGATCCCTCCCTAACCATCTTCCTGCTCTACCGTCTATAAGGTTGATCTGGGGTCCCCACATGTTCCCCCACTGAACCTGTAGACTCCCTTAGGTTTTAGTTACCTTTGAGTAAGTAACTCTCTCTTTGCTCTCCCTTGTATCCGTTTTGATCTGGTTCTACTGTATTGCGATGCCCCAGGGGGTCAGAGGAGAGACACCCTGAAGAGAGCAGGATCCACCAGAGTGCTGTCTCCAAAGACAGAACTGTACCTGGAGGCCTGAGAGACAAGCAGGCCTGCCATGAACCTCAGGAAATTTAAGCCCCCTTTCTCTCAGGAGACCGGCACGGACTGAGTAGCATGCTTGCAAAGGCGATGATAGCCTTATACAGCAGATATTAACAGGCAGCAAATGCTGTTGGCTGATGGGAAGATGACCTGGATGCCAAATACTGCAAGAATCTGGGAGCTAAAGGTGCTGCCAGCAGCTTGTCCCTGGGCCACTGTGACGTGACTGCTCGCTGGAGCTGTTacacttattattattgttgtagttgttgttagacagagcctcactctgtagcctcagcttgcctagaactcactaatGTAGagcagactgacctcaaactcacagacatctgcttacctctgtctcctgagtggtagcacatacctttaatcccagcactcaggaggcagaggtgggtggatctctgagttcacaggccagactagtctatacaacaagttccaggacagccaggctacacagagaaaccttgtcttggggagGGGAATGCTACACCACTGTGCCAGGCCAGGGCTGTTGGAGTGTCTATTGAATCCACCTCATCATAACCTGAGCACCCGACAGGGCAGCCTACTATGAGCCAGGTAGCAGGTATGGGTAGGCCACGCTTCCAGAAGCAGCCATAGTGTAATGGCGGATAATTGGTTGGGAGAAGCACACAGAGTTTCCTGTTGAGCCTCCTCAACCAGCTGTGGGGCCTGTGAAAGCACAAAGCAGGTGCGtcatcttttccctttccttgacAGGCCAACTTAGCCTTCGACCCAGCAGCTCTCCTGCCTGGGGCTTCACCCAAAAGTCCTGGACTCAAGGCCATAGTCTCACCATTTCACAGCCCCCCCTCCACACCCAGTAGCCCTGGCATCCGGTCTCAGCCAGGCGAGGCAGAAGAGGTGCCTGTGAGCTTTGACCAGCCCCCGGAAGGTACTCACCTGCCCTCTTACAATAAGGTAAGCTCTGGCTCCATCATATTGTGGTGTTCCCAAGGAAACCACTTGGGGTGTTCAAACTTTGGGCTATTGTAAAGAGACATCATCTAcagggccattctcattgaacccagagcttactgATTGGCTAGTgtgtgctggccagccagctctagGGATCTGTTGTCTCAAATATACGGGTCACCTCTGTTTTTCACATAGGTGCTGAGACTCGAAACTCAGGCCCTCTCTCTTCCACAACAAACACTTGACTCACTGAGATATCTGCCCAAATTATTAAACTAGACAAAAATCTGCAGCCTACCAAGTAGTTTTTCgattctctagagcagtggttcccaaccttcctaaggctgcaaccctttaatacacttcccatgttgtgatgacccccagcTATACAAgcattctgttgctacttcataactgtaattctgctactgttatgaaccataatgtaaatatctggtaagCAGGGTATCTGATGGGCAACCCCTGTGGGGTCTTAACCTACAAGTTGAGAAACGCTGCTCTAGGTTCTGATTTATAATAAACAGCAAATAACTTCACACCCTCCTAGGAAACTTAATGGACTTCCAGTGAGTTCGTTCAGCACGTACAGTCCTCCTCTtagattgttttattttcaagatacTAGTCCCTCATATCTTCTTCCAGGTGCGGACAAGAGGATCAATTAAAAGACGTCCTCCCTCCCGGCGATTCCGACGGTCTCAGTCAGACTGTGGGGACCTTGGAGACTACAGGGCTGTGGAACCATCTCAGGAAAATGGAACCAGGGAAGAGAACGGGAATGATGTGTTccctagcaagaacaaggccccCGGGTCTCCCCCACCCAACCAAGAGGCCTTAGGAGATGGGGTGGAGGGAACCCTGGGGTCTGCAGAAAAGCCTCTTCGAAGGAGCAACAGCATGGAGAAGCCAGAAGAGCAGGTTGGGACCGCAGAGGAGGCCAATGCAGGAGACAAGGCTGGACAGAATCCAGACACAGCCGGCCAGGGCGATCTGGAGGCCCCAGAGCCACCCCAAACCTGCAGTAGAGAGGCTGAGAATGGGACAGCAGCCGGAGAGCATACAGACACTGAGAAGACCACCGAAGGGACAGCCTCTGAGGAGCGTGTGGCGGATGAAGAGGAGGGGTTCGGACAGAGCAGCGCAGATGCCAAGACACCAGAGGAGGGAGCAGTCAGGGAGAAGGCCCCCCAAagttcttctggaagagtagaGGGCACCGTTGTCCCCGAGCTGGAGACAAAGCAAAAGGAGAGGGTATCTCTGGAGCCAGGCTGCAGCCCAGGGGTCGACAATGTCCCAGTAGAGAGCAGCAATGAGATCCAGAATGATCACGAAGTCTCCACGGTAGGTGGCCCTGATGGTTCATACCGTATCATAACCAGAGCTGCCCCCATGGTCACATGTCCTGTTCCTCCCAGTCTGGTGCTCAATCAGGTCAGTATGCGGAAACAAAGTCACCAGGCCCCTCACCGTGTGTGCTGACTGAGTGGAGATGGACTGTCTCTGTTGTGAGGCAAAAAGGGAAATGTGTCTCATGTTCTGGCCTGCCTCCAGCTGACTGGGCCAACTTCTGGGTGTGCATGAAATGAGCATGGAATGAGCAGGGCTTGAC comes from the Onychomys torridus chromosome 11, mOncTor1.1, whole genome shotgun sequence genome and includes:
- the Rcsd1 gene encoding capZ-interacting protein isoform X2, encoding MEERAAETNSNVDSSAQPSVAQLAGRFREQAAVAREKSPYSTSHPPKIKVKSSPLIEKLQANLAFDPAALLPGASPKSPGLKAIVSPFHSPPSTPSSPGIRSQPGEAEEVPVSFDQPPEGTHLPSYNKVRTRGSIKRRPPSRRFRRSQSDCGDLGDYRAVEPSQENGTREENGNDVFPSKNKAPGSPPPNQEALGDGVEGTLGSAEKPLRRSNSMEKPEEQVGTAEEANAGDKAGQNPDTAGQGDLEAPEPPQTCSREAENGTAAGEHTDTEKTTEGTASEERVADEEEGFGQSSADAKTPEEGAVREKAPQSSSGRVEGTVVPELETKQKERVSLEPGCSPGVDNVPVESSNEIQNDHEVSTDDIPIEDTRM
- the Rcsd1 gene encoding capZ-interacting protein isoform X1, which gives rise to MEERAAETNSNVDSSAQPSVAQLAGRFREQAAVARETPASRPTRRRPPCSLPLFPPKVELGQNGEEKSPYSTSHPPKIKVKSSPLIEKLQANLAFDPAALLPGASPKSPGLKAIVSPFHSPPSTPSSPGIRSQPGEAEEVPVSFDQPPEGTHLPSYNKVRTRGSIKRRPPSRRFRRSQSDCGDLGDYRAVEPSQENGTREENGNDVFPSKNKAPGSPPPNQEALGDGVEGTLGSAEKPLRRSNSMEKPEEQVGTAEEANAGDKAGQNPDTAGQGDLEAPEPPQTCSREAENGTAAGEHTDTEKTTEGTASEERVADEEEGFGQSSADAKTPEEGAVREKAPQSSSGRVEGTVVPELETKQKERVSLEPGCSPGVDNVPVESSNEIQNDHEVSTDDIPIEDTRM